TTGAGATCAGCGTACGTACGGTTTACAGGGATATCAAGGCAATCGGCGAAGCAGGAATCCCGGTCAGTTTCGAACCGAATAAGGGTTATTTCATCATTCCGGGCTACTTCACTCCTCCTGTTTCCTTTACCCTGGAGGAAGCAAATGCCTTGTTACTGTCCCAATCACTGATCGGAGGATTCGGAGACCGTTCGGTACAAGCTACATTCGACAACGCTCTGACCAAGATTAAGGCTGTTTTGAAACAAATAGATAAAGAAAAAGTGGCCATTCTGGACGAAAGTATCAAGCTTCAGCTTCCTTCAAGGCTTACTTTTGAATTTGAATACCTTGCCCAGATCCAGCATGCAATTACCGAGCGCAACCAGGTTAAAATCACTTATCGAAGCTTGAAAGACGAAAGCCTGGAGCGAACCATTGAACCGATCGGTTTGGTTTTTTATGCTTTTTCCTGGCACTTGATCGGTTATTGTTTACTACGCAAGGATTACCGCGATTTTAAGGTGGAACGAATCGAAAAGCTTTACAGAACAAGTTGTCCTTTCGAAGTTCCGGAACACATGCCATTGAGCGCTTATAAATTACCGGTGGATTATTAGCAAGTTTAAAGGGTTCAAATCTTCTTCGCTCTGTGCCTTCGCTGAAGCTTCAGCATAAGCGTTGCGAGCTTCGAAGGTTCAAAGTTGTTTAAAGAATGAAACATTTGAACATTTGAACATTTGAACATTTGAACATT
The window above is part of the Fluviicola sp. genome. Proteins encoded here:
- a CDS encoding YafY family protein; translated protein: MNRVDRLFGIVTLLQSRKYVSAERISEKFEISVRTVYRDIKAIGEAGIPVSFEPNKGYFIIPGYFTPPVSFTLEEANALLLSQSLIGGFGDRSVQATFDNALTKIKAVLKQIDKEKVAILDESIKLQLPSRLTFEFEYLAQIQHAITERNQVKITYRSLKDESLERTIEPIGLVFYAFSWHLIGYCLLRKDYRDFKVERIEKLYRTSCPFEVPEHMPLSAYKLPVDY